In a genomic window of Leptidea sinapis chromosome 14, ilLepSina1.1, whole genome shotgun sequence:
- the LOC126967828 gene encoding uncharacterized protein LOC126967828, with protein MPKTKRKSVEAVNKPSKSDVSTSSEQNVRIMKNVDSGDGPSRKPARSRRNLERVQMLARPTARRLRSLWDEKCAVLPPSRRDKIKSALEEDYFLSPEQTEQYFQALNESSKKWSGPGGMVSRKEQADKMKELRQRQKWLVNFSAQVAFRLCDYIAKGQKEILVSNRLRSIADVVLERVAEILGEPKPTRTDPGRLARFMVAISDRIAVWIENAVYRADALEPRESGSDEHMRLDTEKPLIC; from the exons atgccgAAGACTAAAAGGAAATCCGTTGAAGCCGTGAATAAGCCGTCGAAATCAGATGTGTCAACTTCGTCGGAACAAAATGTCCGTATTATGAAGAATGTCGATTCAG gaGACGGACCTTCAAGAAAACCGGCAAGAAGTCGGCGTAATTTGGAGCGGGTACAGATGTTGGCCCGCCCTACCGCCAGGCGTCTACGTTCGTTGTGGGACGAGAAATGTGCAGTCCTGCCTCCTAGCAGAAGAGACAAGATAAAGAGTGCGCTGGAAGAAGATTACTTCTTAAGTCCCGA GCAAACTGAACAATATTTTCAAGCACTAAACGAATCGTCGAAGAAATGGTCGGGTCCGGGTGGAATGGTTAGTCGGAAGGAACAAGCGGATAAAATGAAGGAATTACGACAGCGACAGAAATGGCTCGTAAACTTTAGCGCTCAG GTGGCGTTCCGCCTCTGTGATTACATAGCGAAGGGGCAGAAAGAGATTCTTGTTTCAAACAGATTAAGAAGTATCGCCGATGTAGTCCTGGAGAGAGTTGCCGAGATACTGG GAGAGCCGAAGCCGACACGAACGGACCCGGGTCGCCTCGCCCGGTTTATGGTGGCGATATCCGACCGTATCGCTGTTTGGATTGAGAACGCCGTCTACCGCGCCGATGCCCTCGAGCCCCGGGAGTCGGGCAGTGATGAGCACATGCGACTCGACACTGAGAAACCGCTCATATGCTAA
- the LOC126967921 gene encoding mitochondrial ribonuclease P catalytic subunit isoform X3 — MFAKYKDKKTIIKYLDEICTHIADSCSPVTEVTINKIKESYTLLEWNAKYTEILRKNGECMNCHQLLSRLKLSNEEFESLQHNVKEKLIVGSDLFLKSTPDELETFLKFVEKTAPYDVVLDALNIAYVAKTTFKDKLYLLSYAVDYFAERELKILVLGRKHMLKWGQQSWRSISKKSFTFFTDNLTQDDPYFITAAILSGSHTDFVSRDLLRGHRFVLKQDKLRNIFQRWQWQHQWKLFSTRRGLKIQSPLKFTPCAQKNNGVWHIPYEAANASAEGKVNDGVPDCATWLCMQPNSKLKS; from the exons atgtttgc gaAATATAaggataaaaaaacaattataaagtaTTTGGATGAGATATGTACTCACATTGCTGACAGCTGTTCCCCGGTTACTGAagtcacaataaataaaattaaggaatcCTATACATTATTAGAATGGAATGCAAAATATACTGAAATTTTAAGGAAGAA tggTGAATGCATGAATTGTCATCAACTCCTAAGCAGACTAAAACTTTCAAATGAAGAATTTGAATCACTCCAACAtaatgtaaaagaaaaattgATAGTTGGGTCTGATTTATTCTTGAAATCAACACCTGACGAACTGGAAACGTTTTTaaagtttgtagaaaaaactGCCCCTTATGATGTTGTATTGGATGCATTGAACATAGCCTATGTTGCGAAAACAACATTTAAGGacaaattgtatttgttatCATATGCAGTTGATTACTTTGCAGAAAGAGAACTGAAAATTTTGGTTTTGGGTAGGAAACATATGTTGAAATGGGGACAGCAGTCATGGCGATCTATATCCAAAAAATCATTTACATTCTTTACCGACAACCT AACTCAGGATGATCCTTACTTCATAACTGCAGCAATATTAAGTGGTTCTCACACAGATTTCGTATCACGTGATTTATTGAGAGGCCATCGTTTTGTATTGAAACAAGataaattaagaaatatatttcaaCGATGGCAATGGCAACATCAGTGGAAATTGTTTAGCACAAGAAGAGGACTGAAAATCCAG TCGCCGCTTAAGTTTACACCTTGCGCTCAAAAGAATAATGGTGTATGGCACATACCGTATGAGGCTGCGAATGCGTCTGCTGAAGGTAAAGTCAACGATGGAGTGCCGGATTGTGCTACATGGTTGTGTATGCAACctaattctaaattaaaatcataa
- the LOC126967921 gene encoding mitochondrial ribonuclease P catalytic subunit isoform X2, whose amino-acid sequence MLKFMVNHQKFDAAITFAEYIKAENKVLSIGAINALLHLYSAYGAKFPLPDNDKKFILDIYNHLYDKYEALDYTTSENLLHALCVIDEWKKATKVIEDIKLSGTPSHSAYSTLISTIFRCNKKVDALKLIDESVNNKRPLLDKAYDEWIKYVFRKYKDKKTIIKYLDEICTHIADSCSPVTEVTINKIKESYTLLEWNAKYTEILRKNGECMNCHQLLSRLKLSNEEFESLQHNVKEKLIVGSDLFLKSTPDELETFLKFVEKTAPYDVVLDALNIAYVAKTTFKDKLYLLSYAVDYFAERELKILVLGRKHMLKWGQQSWRSISKKSFTFFTDNLTQDDPYFITAAILSGSHTDFVSRDLLRGHRFVLKQDKLRNIFQRWQWQHQWKLFSTRRGLKIQSPLKFTPCAQKNNGVWHIPYEAANASAEGKVNDGVPDCATWLCMQPNSKLKS is encoded by the exons ATGTTGAAGTTCATGGTAAATCACCAAAAGTTTGATGCAGCCATTACATTTGCTGAGTACATAAAAGcagaaaataaagtattatctATTGGTGCTATAAATGCCCTACTTCATCTTTACTCTGCTTATGGAGCTAAGTTCCCACTACCAGATAACGATAAGAAGTTCatattagatatttataatcatttgtaTGATAAATATGAAGCTCTGGATTATACGACAAGTGAGAACTTGCTCCATGCACTATGTGTTATAGATGAGTGGAAGAAAGCTACAAAAGTTATAGAAGATATAAAACTTAGTGGAACACCATCACATTCTGCCTACAGTACACTAATAAGTACAATATTTagatgtaataaaaaagtagATGCACTTAAGTTAATTGATGAAAGTGTGAATAACAAAAGGCCACTTTTAGATAAAGCATATGATGAAtggataaaatatgtttttaggaAATATAaggataaaaaaacaattataaagtaTTTGGATGAGATATGTACTCACATTGCTGACAGCTGTTCCCCGGTTACTGAagtcacaataaataaaattaaggaatcCTATACATTATTAGAATGGAATGCAAAATATACTGAAATTTTAAGGAAGAA tggTGAATGCATGAATTGTCATCAACTCCTAAGCAGACTAAAACTTTCAAATGAAGAATTTGAATCACTCCAACAtaatgtaaaagaaaaattgATAGTTGGGTCTGATTTATTCTTGAAATCAACACCTGACGAACTGGAAACGTTTTTaaagtttgtagaaaaaactGCCCCTTATGATGTTGTATTGGATGCATTGAACATAGCCTATGTTGCGAAAACAACATTTAAGGacaaattgtatttgttatCATATGCAGTTGATTACTTTGCAGAAAGAGAACTGAAAATTTTGGTTTTGGGTAGGAAACATATGTTGAAATGGGGACAGCAGTCATGGCGATCTATATCCAAAAAATCATTTACATTCTTTACCGACAACCT AACTCAGGATGATCCTTACTTCATAACTGCAGCAATATTAAGTGGTTCTCACACAGATTTCGTATCACGTGATTTATTGAGAGGCCATCGTTTTGTATTGAAACAAGataaattaagaaatatatttcaaCGATGGCAATGGCAACATCAGTGGAAATTGTTTAGCACAAGAAGAGGACTGAAAATCCAG TCGCCGCTTAAGTTTACACCTTGCGCTCAAAAGAATAATGGTGTATGGCACATACCGTATGAGGCTGCGAATGCGTCTGCTGAAGGTAAAGTCAACGATGGAGTGCCGGATTGTGCTACATGGTTGTGTATGCAACctaattctaaattaaaatcataa
- the LOC126967921 gene encoding mitochondrial ribonuclease P catalytic subunit isoform X1 encodes MLLKQYVKFICLRQSRWITCLKNNSIGQLDYLKSIVDSDKIDWSQVKSHILKIRGNYNEKSVDAFMLKFMVNHQKFDAAITFAEYIKAENKVLSIGAINALLHLYSAYGAKFPLPDNDKKFILDIYNHLYDKYEALDYTTSENLLHALCVIDEWKKATKVIEDIKLSGTPSHSAYSTLISTIFRCNKKVDALKLIDESVNNKRPLLDKAYDEWIKYVFRKYKDKKTIIKYLDEICTHIADSCSPVTEVTINKIKESYTLLEWNAKYTEILRKNGECMNCHQLLSRLKLSNEEFESLQHNVKEKLIVGSDLFLKSTPDELETFLKFVEKTAPYDVVLDALNIAYVAKTTFKDKLYLLSYAVDYFAERELKILVLGRKHMLKWGQQSWRSISKKSFTFFTDNLTQDDPYFITAAILSGSHTDFVSRDLLRGHRFVLKQDKLRNIFQRWQWQHQWKLFSTRRGLKIQSPLKFTPCAQKNNGVWHIPYEAANASAEGKVNDGVPDCATWLCMQPNSKLKS; translated from the exons ATGTTATTGAaacaatatgtaaaatttatatgtttgc GTCAATCAAGATGGATTACATGCCTCAAAAACAATTCTATCGGGCAGTTAGACTATTTAAAGTCTATTGTTGATAGTGACAAAATAGATTGGTCTCAAGTGAAAAGTCATATACTGAAAATACGTGGTAATTATAATGAGAAAAGTGTGGATGCATTCATGTTGAAGTTCATGGTAAATCACCAAAAGTTTGATGCAGCCATTACATTTGCTGAGTACATAAAAGcagaaaataaagtattatctATTGGTGCTATAAATGCCCTACTTCATCTTTACTCTGCTTATGGAGCTAAGTTCCCACTACCAGATAACGATAAGAAGTTCatattagatatttataatcatttgtaTGATAAATATGAAGCTCTGGATTATACGACAAGTGAGAACTTGCTCCATGCACTATGTGTTATAGATGAGTGGAAGAAAGCTACAAAAGTTATAGAAGATATAAAACTTAGTGGAACACCATCACATTCTGCCTACAGTACACTAATAAGTACAATATTTagatgtaataaaaaagtagATGCACTTAAGTTAATTGATGAAAGTGTGAATAACAAAAGGCCACTTTTAGATAAAGCATATGATGAAtggataaaatatgtttttaggaAATATAaggataaaaaaacaattataaagtaTTTGGATGAGATATGTACTCACATTGCTGACAGCTGTTCCCCGGTTACTGAagtcacaataaataaaattaaggaatcCTATACATTATTAGAATGGAATGCAAAATATACTGAAATTTTAAGGAAGAA tggTGAATGCATGAATTGTCATCAACTCCTAAGCAGACTAAAACTTTCAAATGAAGAATTTGAATCACTCCAACAtaatgtaaaagaaaaattgATAGTTGGGTCTGATTTATTCTTGAAATCAACACCTGACGAACTGGAAACGTTTTTaaagtttgtagaaaaaactGCCCCTTATGATGTTGTATTGGATGCATTGAACATAGCCTATGTTGCGAAAACAACATTTAAGGacaaattgtatttgttatCATATGCAGTTGATTACTTTGCAGAAAGAGAACTGAAAATTTTGGTTTTGGGTAGGAAACATATGTTGAAATGGGGACAGCAGTCATGGCGATCTATATCCAAAAAATCATTTACATTCTTTACCGACAACCT AACTCAGGATGATCCTTACTTCATAACTGCAGCAATATTAAGTGGTTCTCACACAGATTTCGTATCACGTGATTTATTGAGAGGCCATCGTTTTGTATTGAAACAAGataaattaagaaatatatttcaaCGATGGCAATGGCAACATCAGTGGAAATTGTTTAGCACAAGAAGAGGACTGAAAATCCAG TCGCCGCTTAAGTTTACACCTTGCGCTCAAAAGAATAATGGTGTATGGCACATACCGTATGAGGCTGCGAATGCGTCTGCTGAAGGTAAAGTCAACGATGGAGTGCCGGATTGTGCTACATGGTTGTGTATGCAACctaattctaaattaaaatcataa
- the LOC126967920 gene encoding protein crooked neck → MEGSSAKMPKVAKVKNKAPAEIQITAEQLLREAKERDLEILPPPPKQKISDPEELRDYQQRKRKAFEDNIRKNRLVIGNWLKYAQWEESQKQVQRARSIYERALDVDHRNVTLWLKYAEMEMRNRQVNHARNLWDRAVTILPRVSQFWYKYTYMEEMLENVPAARQVFERWMEWQPDEQAWQTYINFELRYKELDRARQIYERFVMVHPDVKNWIKYAKFEENHGFINSSRKVYERAVEFFGDEELDERLFIAFAKFEENQKEHDRARVIYKYALDHISKDRNKELYKAYTIHEKKYGDRSGIEDVIVNKRKYMYEQEVIENPTNYDAWFDYIRLVENEGNVDVIRDTYERAIANVPPTKDKQFWRRYIYLWINYALYEELEAEDIERAKQVYKTCLELIPHKTFTFSKIWLMYAQLEVRCKNLKQARKTLGMALGICPRDKLYRGYIDLEIQLREFDRCRILYQKFLEYGPENCITWIKFSELETLLGDNDRARAIYEIAVGQARLDMPELLWKSYIDFETSQGETERARQLYERLLERTVHVKVWLSYAKFELNAENPDNINIELARRVYERANDSLRSAGEKESRVLLLEAWKDFETEIGDENKLEKVVSKMPRRVKKRQKIVSESGVEEGWEEVFDYIFPEDEMVRPNLKLLAAAKQWRKQKEIPDEPEIEKVANENTETTESNHVDENDSFTPEPIQINDNY, encoded by the exons atggaaGGAAGCTCAGCAAAGATGCCTAAAGTGGCAAAG GTTAAAAATAAAGCTCCAGCCGAAATACAAATAACTGCTGAGCAATTGCTCAGAGAGGCTAAGGAACGAGACCTAGAAATACTACCACCTCCaccaaaacaaaaaatttctgACCCAGAAGAATTGAGAGATTATCAGCAGCGGAAAAGAAAAGCATTTGAAGATAATATCAGGAAAAATAGATTA gtTATTGGAAATTGGCTCAAATATGCTCAGTGGGAAGAATCACAGAAACAGGTTCAGAGAGCTCGTTCTATTTATGAAAGAGCTTTGGATgttgatcacagaaatgttacCTTGTG GCTGAAATACGCTGAAATGGAAATGCGGAATAGACAGGTTAATCATGCAAGGAACCTCTGGGATAGAGCTGTCACTATATTACCAAGAGTTTCACAATTTTGGTATAAGTACACCTACATGGAAGAGATGCTAGAAAATGTGCCAGCAGCTAGACAA GTATTTGAAAGATGGATGGAATGGCAACCAGATGAACAGGCCTGGCAAACATATATCAATTTTGAATTGAGATATAAGGAACTGGATAGAGCAAGGCAAATTTACGAAAGATTTGTAATGGTACATCCTGATGTTAAAAACTGGATCAAATATGCAAAGTTTGAAGAAAATCATGGCTTTATAAACAGCTCAAGGAAAGTATATGAAAGGGCTGTTGAGTTTTTTGGTGATGAAGAATTGGATGAGAGATTATTTATTGCATTTGCTAAGTTTGAAGAAAACCAGAAAGAACATGACAGAGCTAGAGTTATCTATAAGTATGCTTTGGATCATATTTCAAAAGACAGAAACAAGGAACTATATAAAGCATACACTATTCATGAAAAGAAATATGGTGACAGATCAGGTATTGAAGATGTTATTGTTAATAAGAGAAAATATATGTATGAACAAGAAGTTATAGAAAATCCAACCAACTATGATGCCTGGTTTGATTATATAAGACTTGTTGAAAACGAGGGAAATGTTGATGTTATTAGAGACACTTATGAAAGAGCAATAGCTAATGTTCCACCCACAAAAGATAAACAGTTTTGGAGaaggtatatatatttatggatAAATTATGCACTATATGAAGAGTTGGAAGCTGAAGATATAGAACGAGCTAAACAAGTATATAAAACATGTTTAGAATTAATCCCTCATAAAACATTCACATTCTCCAAAATTTGGCTAATGTACGCTCAATTAGAAGTAagatgtaaaaatttaaaacaggcTAGGAAAACATTAGGCATGGCCTTGGGTATTTGCCCAAGAGACAAATTATACAGAGGTTACATTGATTTAGAAATTCAACTAAGAGAGTTTGACCGATGCagaatattatatcaaaagttTTTAGAATATGGTCCAGAGAATTGTATAACATGGATTAAGTTTTCAGAACTTGAAACATTGTTGGGTGATAATGACAGAGCTAGGGCTATATATGAAATAGCTGTAGGTCAGGCAAGATTGGATATGCCAGAATTGTTGTGGAAGAGTTATATAGACTTTGAAACATCTCAAGGGGAAACAGAGAGAGCAAGACAACTATATGAGCGACTTTTAGAAAGAACAGTCCATGTTAAAGTTTGGCTTTCTTATGCAAAATTTGAGTTAAATGCTGAAAATCCtgacaatattaatattgaattagcTCGTCGAGTTTATGAGAGAGCTAATGATAGTCTTAGAAGTGCTGGTGAAAAGGAATCCAGGGTTCTGTTACTTGAAGCTTGGAAAGATTTTGAGACTGAAATTGGAGATGAAAATAAACTTGAGAAAGTTGTTTCAAAAATGCCAAGAAGAGTTAAGAAAAGACAAAAAATTGTTAGTGAAAGTGGTGTGGAGGAGGGATGGGAAGAAGTGTTTGATTACATATTTCCAGAAGATGAAATGGTTCGTCCAAATCTTAAACTGCTGGCAGCAGCTAAACAATGGCGAAAACAGAAAGAAATCCCTGATGAACCAGAAATTGAAAAAGTTGCAAATGAAAATACAGAAACCACAGAATCCAATCATGTTGATGAAAATGATTCTTTTACACCAGAGCCAATACAAATAAatgacaattattaa